The following coding sequences are from one Euwallacea fornicatus isolate EFF26 chromosome 8, ASM4011564v1, whole genome shotgun sequence window:
- the LOC136340758 gene encoding uncharacterized protein — protein sequence MRRDAQTVRRELLRAWQIRLDEYDGYVKIFVKDIGKWCERGFGNLNFYVTQTMCGHGSFGTYLKRIGKANSDMCWYCDARDTPEHTVFECTEFVEHRRRAEAACGVGITKENVAMMLIKNSDT from the coding sequence ATGAGGAGGGACGCCCAAACTGTGCGACGTGAGCTCTTGCGGGCGTGGCAAATAAGACTTGATGAGTACGATGGGTACGTAAAGATATTTGTGAAAGACATAGGGAAGTGGTGCGAACGCGGTTTCGGTAACTTAAATTTCTACGTGACGCAGACCATGTGCGGACACGGGTCATTCGGGACGTACCTGAAACGTATAGGCAAGGCTAATTCGGACATGTGCTGGTACTGCGATGCCCGGGACACTCCGGAGCACACTGTGTTCGAGTGTACCGAGTTTGTGGAACACAGGAGGAGGGCTGAGGCCGCGTGCGGGGTAGGCATAACGAAGGAGAACGTGGCGATGATGCTAATAAAAAATAGCGACACGTGA